The nucleotide window CCACTCTTAGACGTTGTCTGGTGTTCTTGGACCAGCGATCAGTGCAGACCAGTGAAGATATGATGACCGAGGAGGCGAGAGACCAAGTCGCTAGCTAGATCGTCTTGAGAGTATTTTGGGCTGGATTCCAGTCCAGtgtgttgttttttctttttgggttggATCGTGTTCTGTTTTGTGTCTGTGGCCGTTGGCTTGTATCACATCTAGTGGTTagctgttttttttctttttctaataatcgaagtggtttatccacattttcaaataaaaaaaataataatggatTTGATCACTTCATGGCCGTGCATATCCATCTTCATGtttctctttactttttccCATATGTTTTTTCATGTATCacgtatgtatgtgtgtatgtggGTATATATGGCAAGTAACTACCACACGTGAATGTTGTGTCCTGTGATATCGGATCCTCAAGGGTATTAAAATGGGTCTGTTGGCCAGAACTTAATTCGGATCCGGTTAATTAGCTGGATTATAAAAAAtgtctatattttcatttatgtcAATAGTACTGCAGGTGTATGGTTGCATTTAAGCATGACAGAACTATTGCATGGTTTTGAATCGACGTTGTTGTGATATTGGAAACATAGATGTCTTGCATTAATTTTAGTTCAGTTTCTTAAATGACCCCCAATTCATTCTTCTATTTGGATTCTGGTACGAtcgccttttttttaataaaaaataagggtagtaataattttaaaaaaagtttctttataattataatttttttttcagattaaattattttttactccTTGAAGATCTTAGAATTGATAAAATAGCCCTGAGGTTTCGAAATACCATACAAAAGCccttgtataaaaaataaagagttttTTCCCCACCGGACCACAATCAAAATTTAGGTAGACATTTTAAAGATCAATTTGAATGAAATATGATGCCAAGAAGGAAAACAATGTCTGAACTAAAAAGGCATTTCTGGCTGTTGCTATCATTCAAGCAAACAACAAGGAAAAGCTGGAATACATGATCTACCGAGATGGCAGAACTGCAATGACAGTGAATCATCACCTGCCTAgctaatgtctcatattacaACTTCCATACTatcaaataagaaaattatattagtAAGAACAATGAAGCTACAATTactatcaaaagaaaaagaaaaaaaaaaagtagtgaACAGATGTGTCTGGGAATGTAATCCAACACGGAGCCGAAATCAAGCTTTCGTGATACTTGCAGAGTATTATAACTCCGGTTGACAAATAAccctaatatatatgttttagaaTGTAGATTATACTGAATCCAGACTTGAGAGTAGTCTGATTTTCAGGGTTTCAAGACCAAACTAGATGTATTATGATGGCTACGTAAGCCAAGTAGCCACCATCTTAGGAACCTCGACTCTTGCGAGTTCTACTACCTCAATGCACTTGCCAGAATCCAATGAAACCGGATGTTGCACACTTTGTTGCGAAAACCGGAAGTCGTATCTAGATCCATCTTATGCAATCTTGGCTGTAAAACAAGAGAATGTTCACCGTATCAGCATGATAGCATAAAGCATGGACACTTATGAAATGCATGGTAAAATCAGGCATTGACTTCACCTGTTTCTTTTACAGAACAATGGTGGGAAGCTAGTTTCATTCCCTCCAATACCTTGCTTTTGCCCAGAATCCCTTCTTCCTTGAGGAAGACTCAGTCTCTGATACTGACCTCACTGGCGGTCTTGACCCGAGAGAGAAGTGCCGTCTCAAGAAAGGCCGGCTGAAGGCATTCTTCATGCTGGAACTTGCTCCTAATCGTGGAAACTTCCCACTTTTTTGGCGCTCGGATATCCGATCAACATCAGCATCAGCCACCGCAGTTTTGGAGATCTTGCTTCGAGCTTTTGATTCGGCTTTTGCCAATAGCTTTGAACCGCATTTTTCCCCAAGTGTGCATACTGGGCATGGGGGGTCATATCTATCAGCATCAGTGGTTAAACTTTCCAAGCACTCTGCATGGTAGACGTGACCACAAACCAAAACTGCAACTACAGCAATCTCATTGCTAGCTACTAGTTTCTGCACCGTCCATGGAGATCTATCCTTTAAAAGCTTCAGGCAAACCCCGCATGATTGTAGCTCAGTGGAAAGAGAAGTTGAAGGTTGGTTATTTGATTGTGCTGCTACCTTGATGCTGTTTGAGTTTGGGTTCTCCCTGTCGAAGGACCATCTCTCCCTCTGAGAAGATGCCACTAGCTCAGAGAACATTCTCATGGACCACCCATCAGAGGAACCACCTTGAGATCCTCCAGCTGACAGGTCATTACTGCAGACTGAGAGTACAAAGGACTGCCTATCTTCAGGAGAGCTGTTCTCATTCAGAGACTTGAGGTTTGGAATCCTACTGTCAGATACTTGTCTTGCGAGCTGACAGCCTGGAGAACCACGTACCTTCCTTGATGATGTAGCCTCAGAGGGAAGGGAACGGCTTCTGGAGGATGAAGGATCAGGTCTGTGTGCAGATGGTGAAGGAGTTGAAGGAATATAGAGAGAGGGCTTGCTATCCGAAGCACTAGCAACTCCTGATGATTTGGGAGAGTACTTGTCCTGCAACATTTGCAAAGGTAAAATAATCAATCAGAGAATCCCAGGATATTATTCataaagaataatagaaaaatttatATCCCAACACACCTCAGTCGACAAATTGCTTTCAGTGGAAAGATCTGTTACAAGTAAAAGAAAGTATAAAAGATATCATTATTTCATATAAGTTACATGTCATACAAGCAAGCAAGAAGAAAATAGAGACACTATTTGCCAAAGCTTGTACtagaataatattattaatagggATCCCAAGAAAGATTCTTTTCCCCTGTGATCAATTTGCATCTGAAAAGAATATTGCCAGTCACATAATTAACACACTTCACAAAGAGCAGTCTGACATTTCCCAGAAAAAGCAAGCGAAGTTCTGAACCATGAACAAAGTTTAACATAAATAACTGAAAGTTAACGGGACATTATCTCTCATAAAGGAATGACAGCTGAAGTGTAGAACACAACTTGGGCcaaaaaccaacaaaacaaataacctGCTTAACAAATTCAATAAAGACCATATCCTATAAGCAGGATCATCTATTTATTATCTAGTACCCAAAATGAATGTGGGAAAGGAATGTTGCCCATTCTAAAGGACTCATAAATGACTATCCCGGACAGTGTCTAAGCAAGTGATAGTGTAGCCATTGTCTTTGGTAAAATAATCACAATAAATGTGCTCCATAAAACACAGAGCTATTGTCAATGCATCCGAAATTCAGTGGCAAGCAAAAAAGCATCCATTCTACATGGCATgaaccaagaaataaatcttcAAAAGGGATCCATGCAAAGCACCAAAAAACACTTTCCTCTGAGAAGAAGAGAATTCTCACCCACTCCATACAATTTCAAGTAAGAGCGAGAAAACCACATAGAACAAGCATAATCATTAAAAATTGTGCTCTAAGATATACCTGCACCACCAACTTTCACATGACCAGAAGTTTCAGTTTTGACAGCAGCCTTTCTCCACTTGGATGCCCGGAAAACATCCAGCGGGCTTCCCCCATCTGAAAGCCCTTCAGTTTCAGTCTCCTCCCCACTCTTGATTTCAGACCCGATATTCCCACTATTGTGGTGAGAAAAATGAGTAGAATTGTCCATGATATCCTCTATATGAGTTCTATTATCCCATCGAAAACTCCAAGAAGGTGAGTGTCTAACATTCCTACGGATAGGAGCTTCAAATCTTGTTTGATATGGCAAGGGTTTATCCCTTGCAGCCACACAACAATTAGCTCCCATGATTGCTAAAATACCAGAAGAGGAGCTACCTCCACAAAGGAAAAAGTAACTCACAAATGGTATTTACAATCAAGAAGGATATATTTTCTAACCACCAGCTGGTCCTGCCCactaaacaaaagtaaaaggttaaattcatgaaaaacaacaaacaagcaTGACTGAGCAACCCATTAGCCAAAAGTTAGGGCAACAGAATTACATCACAAGACTCCAATAATTTTCTTATAGAATATAACTCTTGAGCATCAATTGCAACCTACACAATTCTACTGGATATTATACTCAGaaatttgatattatatataatgattaTCACAAtgaacaaaatttcaaaatcaatAACATAAACTGAAGGCCATCCACAACCATGACAGGACAAGAAAGCTAACCATCTCATATTGGACAAGAGAGACATCATTGACCCTAGTTATAAGTCTCCATCTTCCCACTCAATTAGCAATCTCAAATTTCTTCAAATGGAACACACGGAACCTATGAAAAAAAGGACCGGACAAATGGGCTCCTATAACTGTTTAGAAAGGCCGGGAAGCGAATAGCAACTGCAGTTGCAGATACCAATTCTACTTCTTTTCAGGCAGGGGATGACATTCCAGTGTCTAAAACTAGAGAAGTCTAATAAATGtgaaaaaagaaaccaaacaatttccaaacataaaatagtaCCCCACACTTCActcaattaataagaaaacatagggaaaaaaataatgctcaatgcgcATATATCAGTTAATTAGAAATCATGCATTGAACCGCACAAAGCCCACGCAACAAGTAATTTTCGAAAAATAACTCTGCAGgcactcaaaaaataaaaataaaaatcaatgacaTCGTATTAAAATTTACAGACCACAGAACAAGACTACAAGTAAAAGCGGCAACAAAGAATCTCAGATGAGCAAATAGGAAAGCCAAATAGTATCCTGAACTAGAAtcagaacaaagaaaaaaataaatagctcAGCAGAATAATTAGCATATTCGTTCTGTATTACAGGTTAATGAAAACATCATGAGGGAATAAAGGGAAATTCCACAGAAATAACACAATATGAAAGCATAATCTCACCCAATCTTATTCCTCCCACTAAATTTGCTTGTAAATCACTTCAAAAGAAGTCCCAAATGCTCCAATGAACATGATAAACACGTAATAACTCTctccaaggaaaaaaaacaaacttttgATTTCTCAGTGCAAGAGTTATGAATCGCTATAACTACTCGATCATGCCGCTGcccatgatttaaaaaaaaaccaccagTTAAAATCTGAAAATTATACACTCCGATCAGTTGAAACTTAGCCTCAACATTAGACCCccatacacacacaaaaataaagagaaaataaagaacTTCTCTGATCGCTCAGCTTGCAAAATTCTAAACTAAATCAACTGTCAAAGATCATCTCTTTTCTAATATAAACCCCAAAAGCCACACCACCATCATCCCCAAAAACAATTACTTGACCCcaaaacaaatccatgaaaaGACCGATCGcaagaaaaacaaattgaaatcaCAATCAACCACAGACAAAGGGAGGGGTAGGGAACTATACATCATAACGAATCAAGCGCCGCCATGCGCGCGATCAACCTTCACTTGTACTCAAGACTTCAGAGAGATAGAGAACGCGGGGGCTTCGGATCGCGCGATCAACGACTCCTACACGGACCCCCCGCACTCGTCGACCCCGGACGATGACTGCGCTAATGGCGCCAacgatttctagggtttctagagagagagagagagagagcgaagGATCAAGCGAAGCAAAGAGAGAGTTTGGTGAGAGAGCTCGAGAGAACGATTGAATAGGAATAGATGGAGAAATAGACAGCCCGTTCCGTTACATCTCACGCCGTTATCTTTACCGTTAATCTACGTGTCATTCTTAGATGATGCCACGTTTTCACCATTGACTCTCAAGTCCACGTCTAAGTCAAGTGTTCGGATCTCGAGGCATTTGAAGGAGTTTTTTGTAATGTGATACATTATGAGGGTTGGAATGAAATTTTACTGTGTTTAGACTTATAAACCCCtgtgattattttatattacaatTTATTTAATAGGGAAATTATTGGGGGTTTTTTTAGATGTGGTTTCGAAATAAATTTCAGGTTGTTATAACTgaaatgataattaaataaataattgaatgtGAGAATATGAAAAGGATTTGTTTGGTGGGTAGTTGGTCAGACTCAGCTGCTTGGAAATCAAATGAGTCCAAGAGTTTTTAATGGGCCCAATTTTAATTGTAAGTTTGTGTAGTTAATGAAATCATTTCAATATCTCCTTATTCACACATGAAGGTAGAACATTTTTGTCTATCTAGTTTGATGTTTGCAAAATAATGATGagcatttgattattttatcgTTCACAATGatctattaattttaatatattgaacatcttctaaaattttataaatacaataaatttaaaacataaataactcACAACAAAATGCGTAAAAGGGTGAAGATTCAAAACTTTACTTCTATAATATTGTCCACAAACTATATACTAGGATCTAATACTGTTCATCAGTCATGTTTATTGTTTATGATATAAGTCCTTCGTGGAAGAAACTGTGTTTTTTCTCCTCCGTGGTTGTATAGCGGAGGAGATTTATCCTGAACTGTCATTAAaccattataattagtttacCTCTGTCACTACTTTTCTTTGGTGTTTATAATGTTTgtcaatttataaataaatagatttgaaacaattcaaatataaaattcaaaaaatttctctttgttttatttgctaGATTGTGATATTTCTCAATTTATGAAGCTTTTATTTTGTCCATATGGCTATATAAATACTTATATTATTTACAAGAAAACTAACAAGGAAAATTGAATTTATAAGTCATGTAATCAGATtcattaaatcaaataataatcttCTGAAATGTTCATACATGTGTCagtttagtttttagtttaatttataatatttggattATATAGGattgtattaaaatttatatcgTAATGAACTACAAATTAACTTTGAAcaattagaaattatatattattgttattgacAAACATTCCTGTCTATTTCATTTAAAAGGCATATTTTatgtttacaaaaataatataatatgtttaTCCGAAGAAGAACATATTTTTgcttataataatcaataaccTAATTAAGATGGTTAATCCAAGCATTTAATATTAATTGTGTGATGATGCCCTCAGGAGACATGATTactaaaccattaaaaaaattaattttactaataatagGATTAGTGCAAACAAATGCAAATCTAACAtcacacacaagtagtaaagagTTTcaattgctatatatatatatatatatatgttattaagGGCTTTGTTATGTatgaaaaggattttttttattgtgatattAATGATAGATTTGGTTGTCTTAATGATgagattaattaaatcaattagtttgttcttttgttgattCACAAACTTAAGCTTATGTTTGAGCTTGTTTGTCACTTTCTTTATCCaacatttatgttttaattagttTCATTAATAATATCATTCGAGTGAGTTGAACTTCTAATCAAATGTCCATGActtcaatattaattaaagttATAATCAAGATTAATTTgtaaattagataaatatatgtatatatgtgtggtTGTTAATGGATTGGGTGGAGTTGATATCTAGTGGGCTTGTTGTTTCGTTATTAGCCTTTTGTTTAACTAATGGGCTTCTAGATTCTCGTATGAGGGCCCGTTTATTTCATCACGAGTGAAGAGGAAGTTGACTGAGATTAGCAGTGTTTTAAACCTCAGATTAATTAATTCCTATTTAGTTTTACAATAAACcaaaatttcatttgtttggttttattttatgttattattattattattatattggaCAAAGGCGACAATCACATGTTAAGATCTCTATCGCCATTTGTTTAGTTTTATGTTTGAGAAACTTTTTTTCcctatataaatttataaatatatatagagatattattattattattattttgacatagCTGATAAACACtgccaaagaaaaagataagtatGGAGATGCATTAGTACTTTAATAATCCCTTAGGAATTTACTATATGGGGTGAGCGAATACGTTGGTAATGATGCTCTGCCCTACCTTGGAGAGACGGAAAGTACAACTCCTTCCAAGATAATATATAGTATTTATGtagtattatataatatttgtacAATATTGTAAAATATCTGAGccaaaaagttttaatttttgggCTGCCCATTCACCATTCTAATAGAATACTACTAGCCtaccaataattatcataaaaaataaaaaaataataaaaatattaaggaTTGAAAGCTCTTCCTGTCcataaaaatatgtttggttGTTATTTATGGAAAGGAAAgagttttaagtttttttttcctttctattttttaaaatatgtttaaatttcaaaGCTAAGATAAGTttggacaaaaaaaaacttctttatattatatatatatatatatataattttttgtttacaaagttttcattatattttctatCCTTCTAAGTTacttaaacaaaatatatatatatatatatatattgcttattTAATAACTTATACTAAACAACGAGACAACAAAAGCATGACATGAAAAGCTCATTTAAATGACATAACTGAATAACAGATTACTTATTTAAACTTCATAAATTAAACGCAAGCCGGCCTGTTCATGCTCTTGAcctgataaattttttttaatttagaattaTAAAATTCTTTCTTAATAATTATCAAACATCATTCACATGAACATTGTCAAAGAGTTTAATAA belongs to Dioscorea cayenensis subsp. rotundata cultivar TDr96_F1 chromosome 17, TDr96_F1_v2_PseudoChromosome.rev07_lg8_w22 25.fasta, whole genome shotgun sequence and includes:
- the LOC120280514 gene encoding uncharacterized protein LOC120280514, whose protein sequence is MGANCCVAARDKPLPYQTRFEAPIRRNVRHSPSWSFRWDNRTHIEDIMDNSTHFSHHNSGNIGSEIKSGEETETEGLSDGGSPLDVFRASKWRKAAVKTETSGHVKVGGADLSTESNLSTEDKYSPKSSGVASASDSKPSLYIPSTPSPSAHRPDPSSSRSRSLPSEATSSRKVRGSPGCQLARQVSDSRIPNLKSLNENSSPEDRQSFVLSVCSNDLSAGGSQGGSSDGWSMRMFSELVASSQRERWSFDRENPNSNSIKVAAQSNNQPSTSLSTELQSCGVCLKLLKDRSPWTVQKLVASNEIAVVAVLVCGHVYHAECLESLTTDADRYDPPCPVCTLGEKCGSKLLAKAESKARSKISKTAVADADVDRISERQKSGKFPRLGASSSMKNAFSRPFLRRHFSLGSRPPVRSVSETESSSRKKGFWAKARYWRE